In Anthonomus grandis grandis chromosome 5, icAntGran1.3, whole genome shotgun sequence, the following are encoded in one genomic region:
- the LOC126736330 gene encoding transcription initiation factor IIB, producing MASTSRYDANKVCCSSHPDAPLIEDYRAGDQICSECGLVVGDRVIDVGSEWRTFSNEKNGVDPSRVGGPENPLLGGSDLTTMIGPGRGDASFDSFGVARYQNRRTMNSSDRALINAFKEINAMADRINLPRTIVDRANNLFKQVHDGRNLKGRSNDAIASACLYIACRQEGVPRTFKEICAVSKISKREIGRCFKLILKALETSVDLITTGDFMSRFCSNLGLPNMVQRAATHIARKAVELDIVPGRSPISVAAAAIYMASQASEDKRSQKEIGDIAGVADVTIRQSYKLMYPHAAKLFPPDFKFATPIEQLPQM from the coding sequence ATGGCTAGTACATCACGCTATGATGCAAATAAAGTCTGCTGTTCTTCCCATCCAGATGCCCCATTGATAGAAGATTACAGAGCAGGTGATCAAATATGCTCAGAATGTGGACTTGTAGTTGGTGATCGAGTAATTGATGTTGGTTCAGAATGGAGAACATTCAGTAATGAAAAGAATGGAGTTGATCCTTCTCGTGTCGGTGGACCAGAAAATCCACTACTGGGGGGTTCAGATCTGACTACAATGATTGGACCCGGTCGAGGAGATGCAAGTTTTGACTCATTTGGTGTGGCTAGGTATCAAAATAGACGCACAATGAACAGCTCAGACCGAGCTTTGATTAAtgcatttaaagaaattaatgctATGGCTGATCGCATTAATTTACCTAGAACTATTGTTGATAGGGccaataatttgtttaaacaaGTTCATGATGGACGTAACTTAAAAGGACGTTCAAATGATGCTATAGCTTCAGCTTGCTTATACATAGCCTGTCGACAAGAAGGTGTGCCTCGAACATTTAAAGAAATCTGTGCTGTGAGCAAGATTAGCAAAAGAGAAATTGGCAGATGCTTCAAACTAATACTCAAAGCCCTGGAGACTTCTGTTGACCTTATCACTACAGGCGATTTTATGTCTAGATTCTGTTCAAACTTAGGACTTCCAAACATGGTGCAAAGGGCAGCCACACATATTGCAAGGAAAGCAGTTGAGCTGGATATTGTTCCTGGAAGATCACCAATATCAGTTGCTGCTGCTGCTATCTATATGGCCTCTCAAGCCTCAGAAGACAAAAGAAGCCAAAAGGAAATTGGAGATATTGCTGGTGTTGCTGATGTAACTATTAGGCAGTCATACAAATTGATGTATCCTCATGCAGCAAAACTATTCCCGCCAGATTTTAAGTTTGCTACTCCCATAGAACAATTGCCACAAATGTAG